The Pseudodesulfovibrio hydrargyri genome segment GACATCGTCCTGGGCGACCAACAATTTCTGCTCAAACGCGCGGCCCTGGCCGTGACCGAAAAGACCGAACTGGGCCGGGGCAAGCTGGTCCTGGCATTCGCCAAGGGGTCCAAATTCTCCAAGGTGGCCGACCTGGACAACCCCGAGGCCGGACGCATCGCCATGCCGGACACGAGCAAGGCCATCTACGGCCGCGCCGCCCGCGAATACCTGACCAAGACCGGCAGGCTGCCGGACATCAAGCCCAGGCTGGTGGAAGTGGCCACCGTGCCTCAAGTCTTCTCCTACCTGGCCACCGGCGAGGTGGACATGGGTTTCCTCAACCTGACCCACGCCCTGAACGTCAAGGACAAGCTGGGCGGGTACGTGGTCCTGGACGACAAGGACTACTCGCCCATCAGCATCATCGCGGCGATACTGGAGAGCTCCGCCAACAAGGACAAGGCGCAGTCGTTCATCGACTTCGTCAAGACGGACGAGGCCCAGGCCATCGTCAGGGCGAACGGCCTGTAGCACATGGATTTCGTCGGCATCATGACCCAGCCGGAAACCCTCAACCCGCTCCGGCTCACTCTGAAGGCGCTGGCCGTGGCCGGTCTGCTGCACCTGGTCTGCGGCGTGCTCATCGCCTACTACCTGACCTCGGGCAAGGGGCCGACGCGCTCGGCGGTGGACTTCTTCGTCACCCTGCCCCTGGTCTTTCCGCCCATCGCCACGGGGTTCATCCTGCTCATGCTCCTGGGTAGGGCCGGTTGGCTCGGACGGTTCGCGCCCATGGACATCGTCTTCAACTTTCGCGGCGTTGTTCTGGCCTCCTTCGTGTCCGGCCTGCCGCTCATGGTCAAGCCGGTGGAGGCGGCGCTCAGGGGCGACGTCAGGCGGCTGGGGGAGATATCCCAGGTCCTTGGCAAGAGCGACTGGCAGACCTTCTGGCTGGTGCTGCTGCCCAATATCCGGCGCAACGTGACTGCGGGCTGGTTCCTGGCCCTGGGGCGCTCCCTCGGCGAAGTCGGGGTGACGCTCATGCTCGGCGGCAACATCATCGGCAAGACCAACA includes the following:
- the modA gene encoding molybdate ABC transporter substrate-binding protein, producing the protein MRLLRICTLILSLILALPASAWADSDVVLAAGAGYKKMVNALSAAYQKKTGKTLDLIYGNMGRVTTLAKESGKVDIVLGDQQFLLKRAALAVTEKTELGRGKLVLAFAKGSKFSKVADLDNPEAGRIAMPDTSKAIYGRAAREYLTKTGRLPDIKPRLVEVATVPQVFSYLATGEVDMGFLNLTHALNVKDKLGGYVVLDDKDYSPISIIAAILESSANKDKAQSFIDFVKTDEAQAIVRANGL
- a CDS encoding molybdate ABC transporter permease subunit, which encodes MDFVGIMTQPETLNPLRLTLKALAVAGLLHLVCGVLIAYYLTSGKGPTRSAVDFFVTLPLVFPPIATGFILLMLLGRAGWLGRFAPMDIVFNFRGVVLASFVSGLPLMVKPVEAALRGDVRRLGEISQVLGKSDWQTFWLVLLPNIRRNVTAGWFLALGRSLGEVGVTLMLGGNIIGKTNTLSLEIYNAVFSGEFDRAMVLAVIIGLFSLTIFIALKKLSAV